A section of the Deinobacterium chartae genome encodes:
- a CDS encoding DUF1684 domain-containing protein, producing the protein MSYAEELLDFRRRKDAHFASAQGPLEAAQRSAFSGLRYFAPDEAYRVRAAVVPAGSVEEIELATTSGEARLFVRLGYAEFELPTGRAQLDLFAPAGDPEPQRAFVPFRDATSGRETYGTGRYLDAPLEGGEVLLDFNLAYNPYCAYQEGWSCPLPPRQNWLSLEVRAGELDFVG; encoded by the coding sequence GTGAGCTACGCGGAGGAACTGCTCGACTTCCGGCGCCGCAAGGACGCCCACTTCGCCTCGGCGCAGGGCCCCCTCGAGGCCGCGCAGCGCTCGGCGTTCAGCGGGCTGCGCTACTTTGCCCCGGACGAGGCCTACCGGGTGCGTGCGGCGGTCGTTCCTGCAGGTAGCGTGGAGGAAATCGAGCTGGCGACCACCAGCGGCGAGGCGCGCCTGTTCGTGCGCCTGGGTTACGCCGAGTTCGAGCTGCCCACCGGACGCGCGCAACTGGACCTGTTCGCCCCGGCAGGAGACCCGGAGCCCCAACGGGCCTTCGTGCCCTTTCGTGACGCGACCAGCGGACGCGAGACCTACGGCACCGGACGCTACCTGGACGCACCGCTCGAGGGCGGGGAGGTGCTGCTGGACTTCAACTTGGCCTACAACCCGTACTGTGCGTACCAGGAGGGCTGGTCGTGCCCGCTGCCGCCCCGCCAGAACTGGCTGAGCCTCGAGGTGCGGGCCGGGGAGCTGGATTTCGTCGGTTGA
- a CDS encoding RNA-binding S4 domain-containing protein codes for MNAHEGSEAVIDLQDWLKYNDWVDSGGEAKIVVQSGQVRVNGEVETRRRRKLRNGDQVEFEGRVARVSL; via the coding sequence ATGAACGCACACGAAGGATCCGAAGCGGTCATTGACCTGCAAGACTGGCTGAAATACAACGACTGGGTGGACAGCGGCGGAGAAGCCAAGATCGTGGTGCAGTCCGGACAGGTGCGGGTGAACGGCGAGGTCGAGACCCGCCGCCGTCGTAAGCTGCGCAACGGCGATCAGGTCGAGTTCGAGGGTCGGGTCGCACGGGTGAGCCTGTGA
- a CDS encoding dockerin type I domain-containing protein yields the protein MRRILLLLALAASSAGAVELRASVDGQATQDALVRALTSFQVDDIQFQLRLEPNGNYRFQTGSTVLFNPDIGSRTLVRGNTREVMVNPESRLPLEAVWRAEAARLININQPLLVEGNREVSDADRQAVKDRYSGNPDLNGDGKVDITDLGILASNYGKSGTGLRGDLNFDGVVDGRDVAIFEKGYPLGNRANPAASPAAPAPVTPPAAPGTPPPTTAPAAPGTPPATAPATPPAPQPPATPAPNPTAPTPADPNTPGDPETPPTTPPSTTPPETPPTTPGEPETPPAGPPAPTPPETPPTPAPPGG from the coding sequence ATGAGGCGGATTCTGCTGCTGCTGGCGCTGGCAGCCTCGAGCGCGGGAGCGGTGGAGCTGCGCGCCTCGGTGGACGGACAGGCCACCCAAGACGCGCTGGTGCGCGCACTGACCAGCTTCCAGGTAGACGACATCCAGTTCCAGCTGCGCCTCGAGCCCAACGGCAACTACCGGTTCCAGACCGGCAGCACCGTCTTGTTTAACCCGGACATCGGCAGCCGCACGCTGGTGCGCGGCAACACCCGCGAAGTGATGGTCAACCCCGAAAGCCGCCTGCCCCTCGAGGCGGTGTGGCGCGCCGAGGCAGCGCGCCTGATCAACATCAACCAGCCCTTGCTGGTAGAAGGTAACCGCGAGGTGAGCGACGCGGACCGTCAGGCGGTCAAGGACCGTTACTCGGGCAACCCGGACCTCAACGGGGACGGCAAGGTGGACATCACCGACTTGGGCATTCTGGCCTCGAACTACGGCAAGTCGGGCACCGGGCTGCGCGGCGACTTGAACTTTGACGGGGTGGTGGACGGCCGGGACGTGGCGATCTTCGAGAAGGGCTACCCGCTCGGAAACCGGGCGAACCCGGCGGCTTCGCCCGCTGCGCCTGCCCCGGTCACCCCCCCTGCCGCTCCGGGCACCCCGCCTCCGACGACCGCTCCGGCCGCTCCGGGCACCCCGCCTGCCACTGCTCCGGCGACCCCGCCCGCACCGCAACCTCCGGCCACGCCGGCTCCCAATCCGACCGCGCCCACGCCGGCCGACCCCAATACCCCCGGAGATCCGGAAACGCCGCCGACCACGCCGCCCAGTACCACGCCGCCGGAGACGCCGCCGACTACCCCAGGGGAACCCGAGACGCCGCCCGCCGGTCCCCCGGCCCCCACACCGCCGGAAACCCCGCCTACCCCTGCGCCTCCGGGCGGCTGA
- a CDS encoding Ig domain-containing protein — MKFVYLAVAGALLLGACGAGEQSTVPKEVLRFQSASPPTAYLGESYRYDIVVTGGVTPYQVRLRGGKLPAGLRLDGTTISGTPTEKGRFEFTLSVTDASLSSQVQALSISAEERPPATLSLSLPSAEVSSETRIPLRLANPRLVQSARATWKVPEGFRIIRVQPGSGKPLMLWAVKDGTLTLDMGFTEAPKDRADVAFITVRPDKPGRLRGSSIEFQVRDIDGKVLGEQGNPMGTQPAQPAPGTPGAAPGTPAPATSPTGTPATAPTTAPATPSTAPATPATAPATPPPPSDETPPPPSGDETPPPTDPAPADPESTDEAPTGPAPENPPPPTNPENSTP, encoded by the coding sequence ATGAAATTCGTCTACCTAGCCGTGGCCGGCGCCCTGCTGCTCGGCGCCTGCGGTGCAGGAGAGCAGAGCACGGTGCCCAAGGAGGTGTTGCGCTTCCAGAGTGCTTCGCCGCCTACCGCCTACCTCGGCGAAAGCTACCGCTACGACATCGTGGTGACCGGAGGGGTCACGCCCTATCAGGTGCGCCTGCGCGGTGGCAAGCTGCCAGCCGGGCTGCGGCTCGACGGAACGACCATCTCCGGAACGCCCACCGAAAAGGGCCGTTTTGAATTCACCCTCTCGGTCACCGACGCGTCGCTCTCCAGCCAGGTGCAGGCCCTCTCGATCTCCGCCGAGGAGCGGCCACCCGCCACGTTGTCGCTGTCGCTGCCCTCCGCAGAAGTCTCGTCGGAAACCCGCATTCCGCTGCGCTTGGCCAACCCGCGCCTGGTGCAGTCGGCCCGGGCAACCTGGAAGGTTCCCGAGGGGTTCCGGATCATCCGGGTGCAGCCGGGCAGCGGCAAACCGCTTATGCTGTGGGCGGTCAAGGACGGCACGCTCACGCTGGACATGGGTTTTACCGAAGCGCCCAAAGACCGAGCCGACGTCGCCTTCATCACGGTTCGTCCCGACAAGCCGGGCCGACTGCGCGGCTCGAGCATCGAGTTCCAGGTGCGGGACATCGACGGCAAGGTGCTGGGCGAACAGGGGAACCCCATGGGCACCCAGCCGGCGCAGCCCGCTCCGGGCACGCCCGGAGCCGCGCCGGGGACCCCGGCCCCCGCAACTTCGCCCACGGGCACGCCCGCTACTGCCCCGACGACCGCTCCGGCTACACCGTCTACCGCTCCGGCCACGCCCGCTACTGCCCCGGCGACCCCGCCGCCCCCAAGCGACGAGACCCCGCCGCCCCCCTCAGGCGATGAGACCCCGCCGCCGACCGATCCTGCCCCGGCCGACCCGGAAAGCACCGATGAAGCACCGACCGGCCCCGCGCCCGAGAACCCCCCGCCTCCCACCAACCCGGAGAACTCCACGCCGTGA
- a CDS encoding insulinase family protein — protein sequence MDPFNPGLSEGTRIGGYRLVRSASLPELQAHLYEFEHETGARHVHISRDDDNLTFSVLFPTVPQDSTGVAHILEHIVLSGSRKYPLGSPFFAMLPRSLNTFMNAFTAADWTMYPYSTRNVKDFDNLLQVYLDAVFFPNLTEWSFKREAHRLEFATPSDPSSQLTLQGVVYNEMKGAMATPAAVMGRLLGKALYPDLTYANNSGGAPANIPELTWEGLRAFHARHYHPSNAYFYTYGNRPVASVLERIEELALREFTAIEVDTSIPDQPGFAEPREVRERYPSSETERKAQVLVAWKSVPSFDTYATLQMSVLEAALLGNAASPLRKALIDSGLGSTLASGSGLNTNYRESAFAVGLKDVDAGDAERIETLILGTLRALAENGVDPESVDSALHRIELSRKEVSNAGFPYSLKLFFAFAGSWLHGGDPLRALQFDEDLERLARERAAGGLFERLIREQLLDNPHRVRIVLEPDPKLAAEQEAAEAARIAQLAEGLDETGRARIVADALKLAELQERQDDLSVLPTLEVSDIPADVPRAEYRVLERGGAVVGLCPQPTNGLVYVDLQLDFAGLSEEQLDLLPFYAFALTRSGAAGRDYLELARRIDAVTGGVSASVGVSTAPDNLANVREHFTLSGKALARNAMALLELLRDLLAEPQFDPARLEQLVKQQRAAMQSGIVGSGNQYAGRRAAAQLRAASAIGERLSGLTQLATLKRLEAEGVRGLVERFAEITRALRAAPARVCVTAEEGELALLEGELDTLLSPLTPAAPVPGHAPTLLPRVRDARTTDVPVSYNAKAFATVPFVHPDAPALSVLASLLRANFLLRELREKGGAYGGSATCDAQGGIFLFWSYRDPHVARTYRVYRDALAYLEGNVGEREVREAILSASAALDPLTSPDTLGRMRFFGDQGGYTPEVQAAFKSGLLATTLEDLRRVARAYLADDGRAAYATVVGADVIARANAELEEPFEVASI from the coding sequence ATGGACCCTTTTAATCCCGGCCTGTCCGAGGGTACCCGCATCGGGGGTTACCGCCTGGTGCGCTCGGCCAGCCTGCCCGAACTGCAGGCCCACCTCTACGAGTTCGAGCACGAAACCGGTGCGCGCCACGTACACATTTCGCGCGACGACGACAACCTGACCTTCTCGGTGCTGTTTCCCACCGTGCCGCAGGACTCGACCGGGGTGGCGCACATCCTCGAGCACATCGTGCTGTCGGGCTCGAGGAAGTACCCGCTGGGCAGCCCGTTCTTTGCGATGCTGCCCCGCAGCCTCAACACCTTTATGAACGCTTTTACCGCGGCGGACTGGACCATGTACCCCTACTCCACCCGCAACGTCAAGGATTTCGACAACCTGTTGCAGGTGTACCTGGACGCGGTGTTCTTCCCGAACCTGACCGAGTGGAGCTTCAAGCGCGAAGCGCACCGCCTCGAGTTCGCCACGCCGTCGGACCCGAGCAGCCAGCTGACGCTGCAGGGCGTGGTGTACAACGAGATGAAAGGCGCGATGGCCACTCCGGCTGCGGTGATGGGCCGCCTGCTGGGCAAGGCGCTGTATCCGGACCTGACGTACGCCAACAACTCGGGCGGCGCTCCGGCCAACATTCCCGAGTTGACCTGGGAGGGCCTGAGGGCCTTTCACGCGCGGCATTACCATCCGTCGAACGCCTATTTCTACACCTACGGCAACCGTCCGGTGGCGAGCGTGCTGGAGCGCATCGAGGAGCTGGCGCTGCGTGAGTTCACGGCGATCGAGGTGGACACCTCGATTCCGGACCAGCCGGGTTTTGCCGAGCCGCGCGAGGTGCGCGAGCGTTACCCTTCGAGCGAGACCGAGCGCAAGGCGCAGGTGCTGGTCGCCTGGAAGAGCGTTCCGAGCTTTGACACGTACGCCACGCTGCAGATGAGCGTCCTCGAGGCCGCGCTGCTGGGCAACGCGGCCTCGCCGCTGCGCAAGGCGCTGATCGACTCGGGACTGGGCAGTACCCTGGCGAGCGGCTCGGGTCTGAACACCAACTACCGCGAGTCGGCGTTTGCCGTAGGCCTCAAGGACGTGGACGCGGGCGACGCCGAGCGCATCGAGACGCTGATCCTGGGTACCCTGCGCGCCCTGGCCGAGAACGGGGTGGATCCCGAGAGCGTGGACAGCGCCCTGCACCGCATCGAGCTGTCGCGCAAGGAGGTCTCGAACGCGGGCTTTCCCTACAGCCTGAAGCTGTTTTTCGCCTTTGCGGGCAGTTGGCTGCACGGCGGCGATCCGCTGCGCGCCTTGCAGTTCGACGAGGACCTCGAGCGGCTGGCGCGCGAGCGCGCGGCAGGCGGGCTGTTCGAACGCCTGATCCGCGAGCAGCTGCTGGACAACCCGCACCGCGTGCGCATCGTCCTCGAGCCGGATCCGAAGCTTGCAGCCGAACAGGAGGCAGCCGAGGCGGCGCGCATCGCGCAGCTGGCCGAGGGCCTGGACGAGACCGGACGGGCGCGCATCGTGGCGGACGCCCTGAAGCTGGCCGAGCTGCAGGAGCGCCAGGATGATCTGAGCGTGCTGCCCACCCTCGAGGTGTCGGATATTCCGGCCGACGTGCCGCGCGCCGAGTACCGGGTGCTGGAGCGCGGCGGCGCGGTGGTGGGCCTGTGTCCGCAGCCGACCAACGGGCTGGTGTACGTGGACTTACAGCTGGATTTCGCGGGGCTCAGCGAGGAGCAGCTGGACCTGCTGCCGTTTTACGCCTTCGCGCTGACCCGTTCGGGCGCGGCTGGGCGCGACTACCTCGAGCTGGCGCGGCGCATCGACGCGGTGACCGGCGGGGTGAGTGCTTCGGTCGGCGTTTCGACGGCGCCGGATAACCTCGCAAACGTGCGCGAGCACTTCACGCTGAGCGGCAAGGCGCTGGCGCGCAACGCGATGGCGCTGCTCGAGCTGCTGCGCGACCTGCTGGCCGAACCGCAGTTTGATCCTGCGCGTCTCGAGCAGCTGGTCAAGCAGCAGCGGGCCGCCATGCAGTCGGGCATCGTGGGCTCGGGCAACCAGTACGCCGGGCGCCGCGCGGCGGCGCAGCTGCGCGCGGCGAGTGCCATCGGTGAGCGGCTCTCGGGCCTGACCCAGCTCGCAACCCTCAAACGCCTCGAGGCCGAGGGGGTGCGGGGCTTGGTGGAGCGTTTTGCCGAGATCACCCGCGCGCTGCGCGCGGCTCCGGCACGGGTGTGCGTGACCGCCGAGGAGGGCGAGCTTGCGCTGCTCGAGGGCGAACTGGACACGCTGCTGTCGCCGCTGACTCCGGCAGCCCCGGTTCCCGGTCATGCGCCCACGCTGCTGCCTCGGGTGCGCGACGCGCGCACCACCGACGTGCCGGTGTCGTACAACGCCAAGGCGTTTGCGACCGTGCCGTTCGTGCATCCGGACGCTCCGGCACTCTCGGTGCTGGCCTCGCTGCTGCGCGCCAACTTCTTGCTGCGCGAGCTGCGCGAGAAGGGCGGCGCGTACGGGGGCAGCGCGACTTGCGACGCGCAGGGCGGCATCTTCTTGTTCTGGTCGTACCGCGATCCGCACGTGGCCCGCACCTACCGGGTCTACCGCGATGCCCTGGCATACCTCGAGGGGAACGTCGGGGAGCGCGAGGTGCGCGAGGCGATCCTGAGCGCCTCGGCGGCCCTTGACCCGCTGACCTCGCCGGATACGCTGGGGCGCATGCGGTTCTTCGGGGATCAGGGCGGGTACACGCCCGAGGTGCAGGCGGCCTTCAAGAGCGGCCTGCTGGCAACCACCCTCGAGGACCTGCGACGGGTGGCGCGCGCGTACCTCGCCGACGACGGGCGCGCGGCCTACGCGACCGTCGTCGGCGCGGACGTGATCGCACGCGCCAACGCCGAACTCGAGGAGCCGTTCGAGGTCGCCTCCATCTGA
- a CDS encoding DUF1540 domain-containing protein — protein sequence MTQNNMSGNEMSMVASCDATDCRYNQERQCHAGQIQVGSQGGMAQCMTYDPQGEGSGMSDQPGRGSDM from the coding sequence ATGACTCAGAACAACATGTCGGGAAACGAAATGAGCATGGTGGCCTCGTGCGACGCCACCGACTGCCGCTACAACCAGGAGCGTCAGTGCCACGCCGGCCAGATCCAGGTCGGCAGCCAGGGCGGCATGGCCCAGTGCATGACCTACGATCCGCAGGGCGAAGGCAGCGGCATGAGCGACCAGCCCGGACGCGGCAGCGACATGTAA
- a CDS encoding FadR/GntR family transcriptional regulator, with the protein MVPPRSKTPSLHARLVEELTSRIVSGALPCGALLPPEPRLAEEFGVSRIVVRESVKVLVEKGLVEVRQGRGTTVRPESEWNPLDPLILRFRQHGGGVSRLRAELLEARQVFEVQMVGMAATRVSEEELQQLSGHLRRMDTLMRDPDAFHAADTEFHLMIMRAAQNRVLAKLIEPIRDLLRDALHQTVTLPGAPQSAQVFHWRIYRALEARDPFAAQEAMRAHLDRAAEDLLATQANRNRTEAGGVLSTGRAP; encoded by the coding sequence ATGGTCCCACCTCGCTCCAAAACTCCTTCGCTCCACGCGCGGTTGGTCGAAGAACTCACCTCGAGGATCGTCAGCGGTGCGCTGCCCTGCGGTGCGCTGCTTCCGCCCGAACCTCGTCTGGCCGAGGAATTCGGGGTCAGCCGCATCGTGGTCCGCGAAAGCGTCAAGGTGTTGGTCGAAAAGGGACTGGTCGAGGTGCGCCAGGGCCGGGGCACCACCGTCCGTCCCGAGAGCGAGTGGAACCCGCTCGATCCGCTGATCCTGCGTTTCCGCCAGCACGGCGGCGGGGTCAGCCGCCTGCGCGCCGAGCTGCTCGAGGCCCGCCAGGTGTTCGAGGTGCAGATGGTCGGCATGGCCGCCACCCGCGTCAGCGAGGAAGAGCTGCAGCAGCTCAGCGGTCACCTGCGGCGCATGGACACGCTGATGCGCGACCCGGACGCCTTTCACGCGGCCGATACCGAATTCCACCTGATGATCATGCGCGCCGCCCAGAACCGGGTCCTGGCCAAGCTGATCGAGCCGATCCGCGACCTGCTCCGAGACGCGCTGCACCAGACCGTCACCCTGCCCGGCGCCCCCCAGTCCGCCCAGGTGTTTCACTGGCGCATCTACCGCGCCCTCGAGGCCCGTGATCCGTTCGCTGCGCAAGAGGCCATGCGCGCGCATCTGGACCGCGCAGCCGAGGACCTGCTGGCCACGCAGGCCAACCGGAACCGCACCGAAGCGGGAGGGGTGCTGTCAACCGGCCGGGCCCCCTGA
- a CDS encoding dihydrodipicolinate synthase family protein: MFGLIVPTVTPFLEGKLDPAGVERLADYYRRRAVRYLFPTGTTGEFPLLSHQERLELLRLFRRSAPDLELIAHVGSASLEEAVALSADAAHLGVRYAAAVTPYYFAYDQQALLDYYRALCATQPQMSFFAYTIPQRAGNTLSVDTVARLREIPNLIGIKDSTGDLGRLLELVRLDALSVVAGADDHALPFLRAGGQGFVSGPGAVVPELFQALEAAHAAGDAAGAEQAFALIRRFGPLIGGGGRIDLLREGLRWRGVDTGESRAPLPRLSAAERARFHQDMNDFAQQVRAAGIDFPAPHAAYA, from the coding sequence ATGTTCGGACTGATCGTTCCTACCGTCACCCCGTTCCTCGAGGGCAAGCTCGACCCCGCCGGCGTCGAACGCCTCGCGGACTACTACCGCCGGCGCGCGGTCCGCTACCTCTTCCCCACCGGCACCACCGGCGAGTTCCCGCTGCTCTCGCACCAAGAACGCCTCGAGCTGCTGCGCTTGTTCCGGCGCAGCGCCCCCGACCTCGAGCTGATCGCGCACGTCGGCAGCGCCAGCCTCGAGGAGGCCGTGGCCCTCAGCGCCGACGCGGCCCATCTGGGCGTGCGTTACGCCGCGGCAGTCACCCCCTACTACTTCGCCTACGACCAGCAGGCCCTGCTCGACTACTACCGCGCGCTGTGCGCCACGCAGCCGCAGATGTCGTTTTTCGCCTACACCATCCCGCAGCGCGCCGGAAACACCCTGAGCGTGGACACGGTGGCCCGCCTGCGCGAGATTCCCAACCTGATCGGCATCAAGGACTCTACCGGAGACCTCGGGCGCCTGCTGGAGCTGGTGCGCCTGGACGCGCTGAGCGTGGTGGCCGGCGCCGACGACCACGCGCTGCCGTTTCTGCGCGCCGGCGGGCAGGGCTTTGTCTCCGGACCGGGCGCGGTGGTTCCCGAACTGTTCCAGGCCCTCGAGGCGGCCCATGCGGCGGGCGACGCTGCGGGCGCCGAGCAGGCTTTCGCGCTGATCCGCCGTTTCGGTCCGCTGATCGGCGGGGGCGGCCGCATCGACTTGCTGCGCGAGGGCCTGCGCTGGCGCGGGGTGGACACCGGCGAGAGCCGCGCGCCCCTGCCGCGCCTGAGCGCTGCCGAACGCGCCCGCTTTCACCAGGACATGAACGACTTTGCCCAGCAGGTACGGGCTGCCGGAATCGACTTCCCGGCCCCGCACGCCGCCTACGCCTGA
- a CDS encoding ABC transporter substrate-binding protein, which yields MKKRAILPLALTAALASGAQAQRPMQLEFWGGWTGPDADVMRDIVAKWNKEHPNVQVKLTTQQWTPLFQKFVLQARAGNPPDLLALNAPAIPQWADLGTLTPLDDLIAKAKIKSGDFAAVVWKGSFYQGKQYGIPLDQHMHGLFINADLFRKAGLDPSKPPRTGKALVDAAIKLTVDANGKHPNEKGFDASKVRQWGLSIPTNHHGFYMWYALMAQQGETLLNSAGNQTGYDAGKSQKAWQFLNDLVFKHKVVPVGSARPADDFRAGRTAMLIDGAWQLPALEGQEGLKFVTAPFPQVFSKPAVWGAGHTLTIPAQKDKARQQAAFEVAAWIVKNSELWAKAGHIPALKTAAIKAKSLPGRSAFVNQLQAEVMVPPILKSAEVFSADATSPIVVASQAALVANKPLGDVDKAMRTALDRLLSQP from the coding sequence ATGAAAAAACGCGCGATCCTTCCTCTTGCTCTCACCGCAGCGCTCGCCAGCGGCGCGCAGGCCCAGCGGCCCATGCAGCTCGAGTTCTGGGGCGGCTGGACCGGCCCGGACGCCGACGTGATGCGCGACATCGTCGCAAAGTGGAACAAGGAGCACCCCAACGTACAGGTCAAGCTGACCACCCAGCAGTGGACCCCGCTGTTCCAGAAGTTCGTCTTGCAGGCCCGCGCCGGCAATCCGCCGGACCTGCTGGCCCTCAACGCCCCGGCCATCCCCCAGTGGGCCGACTTGGGCACCCTCACCCCGCTCGACGACCTGATCGCCAAGGCCAAGATCAAGTCCGGCGACTTTGCCGCGGTGGTGTGGAAAGGCTCGTTCTATCAGGGCAAGCAGTACGGCATCCCGCTCGACCAGCACATGCACGGCCTGTTCATCAACGCCGACTTGTTCCGCAAGGCCGGGCTCGATCCGTCCAAACCGCCGCGCACCGGCAAGGCCCTGGTCGACGCGGCCATCAAGCTCACCGTGGACGCCAACGGCAAGCACCCGAACGAAAAAGGCTTCGACGCCAGCAAGGTCCGGCAGTGGGGCCTCTCGATTCCCACCAACCACCACGGCTTTTACATGTGGTACGCCCTGATGGCCCAGCAGGGCGAGACGCTGCTCAACAGCGCGGGCAACCAGACCGGCTACGACGCGGGCAAGTCCCAGAAGGCCTGGCAGTTCCTGAACGACTTGGTGTTCAAGCACAAGGTGGTGCCCGTGGGCTCCGCGCGCCCCGCCGATGACTTCCGCGCGGGCCGCACCGCCATGCTGATCGACGGTGCCTGGCAGCTGCCGGCCCTCGAGGGCCAAGAGGGTCTGAAGTTCGTCACCGCGCCGTTCCCGCAGGTGTTCTCCAAGCCCGCGGTGTGGGGCGCAGGCCACACCCTGACCATCCCGGCCCAAAAGGACAAGGCCCGCCAGCAGGCCGCCTTCGAAGTCGCCGCCTGGATCGTGAAGAACAGCGAGCTGTGGGCCAAGGCCGGACACATTCCGGCCTTAAAGACCGCCGCGATCAAAGCCAAGAGCCTGCCCGGCCGCAGCGCCTTCGTGAACCAGCTGCAGGCCGAGGTGATGGTGCCGCCGATCCTCAAGAGCGCCGAGGTGTTCTCGGCCGACGCCACCAGCCCGATCGTGGTGGCGAGCCAAGCGGCCCTGGTCGCCAACAAGCCGCTGGGCGACGTGGACAAGGCGATGCGCACCGCGCTCGACCGACTGCTGTCCCAACCCTGA
- a CDS encoding carbohydrate ABC transporter permease: MLSKANPEPTTRTVRRIKIPWTPILFLLPYLVVFLLFRFGPTVAGVLVSFTNWKVIGTPEWAGMGNYRALFGDPLFLVALKNTVAFLLMAAPATVVLGLMLALLLNKKLFGRAIARTVIFAPYAVMFTVAGIIWNWMYDSNFGLINQTLESWGLGKVPWLTSEQFALMAIAIVMVWWLTGYAMVLFLAGLQDIPEELYEAASIDGASSLQKFRWVTLPLLAPTTFIVVMLVVINVFQIFDLVYVMTNGGPGTSTLTLVHYMYVSAFSQLKLGYGSAIAVVVFVILTALAFVQTRFLRQEVNA; this comes from the coding sequence ATGTTGTCCAAGGCCAATCCAGAACCCACCACCCGCACGGTCCGGCGCATCAAGATTCCCTGGACCCCGATCCTGTTTCTACTGCCCTACCTCGTCGTTTTCCTGCTGTTCCGCTTTGGTCCTACCGTGGCGGGCGTACTGGTCAGCTTTACCAACTGGAAGGTCATCGGTACGCCCGAGTGGGCCGGGATGGGCAACTACCGCGCACTGTTCGGTGACCCGCTGTTCCTGGTTGCCCTGAAAAACACCGTGGCCTTCTTGCTGATGGCCGCTCCGGCCACGGTGGTCCTGGGCCTGATGCTGGCCCTGCTGCTGAACAAGAAGCTGTTCGGGCGCGCCATCGCCCGCACGGTGATCTTCGCGCCTTACGCGGTGATGTTCACGGTGGCCGGCATCATCTGGAACTGGATGTACGACTCCAACTTCGGCCTGATCAACCAGACCCTCGAGAGCTGGGGACTGGGCAAGGTGCCGTGGCTGACCTCCGAGCAGTTCGCGCTGATGGCCATCGCCATCGTGATGGTGTGGTGGCTGACCGGCTACGCCATGGTGCTGTTCCTGGCGGGATTGCAAGACATTCCCGAGGAACTGTACGAGGCAGCCTCGATCGACGGCGCCTCGAGCCTGCAGAAGTTCCGCTGGGTCACGCTGCCGCTGCTGGCCCCCACCACCTTTATCGTGGTGATGCTGGTGGTGATCAACGTGTTCCAGATCTTCGACCTGGTGTACGTGATGACCAACGGCGGGCCGGGCACCTCCACGCTGACCCTGGTTCACTACATGTACGTCTCGGCCTTCAGCCAGCTCAAGCTCGGCTACGGCTCGGCCATCGCGGTGGTGGTGTTCGTGATCCTGACCGCCCTGGCCTTTGTGCAGACCCGTTTCCTGCGCCAGGAGGTGAACGCGTGA
- a CDS encoding ABC transporter permease subunit: MIKPVSKALSHLVMALAAIAFAVPLLWLLSSSLKPESQIIEVPPNWIPRTFTLENFDKVLTTFPFMQWFVNSVVVAVISTAVVLLLSSMAAYALARFRFRGRDALLAVIVSMLLVPIQVTIVPLFILFSDWGELNTYTALVLPTAANVTGVFLLRQFFLSIPRELEEAARIDGASDLRIWWSIIMPLAKPALAAVAALTFVSSWNNFMWPLVATSSDAVKTLPVGIAQFMSATSGASGSAPAYGPPLAAAVMATLPALIAFIALQRFFVAGVTSSGVKG; encoded by the coding sequence GTGATCAAGCCGGTTTCCAAGGCCCTCAGCCACCTGGTGATGGCGCTGGCCGCCATCGCCTTCGCCGTACCGCTGCTGTGGCTGCTGTCCAGCTCGCTCAAACCCGAATCCCAGATCATCGAGGTGCCACCGAACTGGATTCCGCGCACCTTCACCCTCGAGAACTTCGACAAGGTGCTCACCACCTTCCCGTTCATGCAGTGGTTCGTCAACAGCGTGGTCGTCGCGGTGATCTCCACGGCGGTGGTGCTGCTGCTGAGCTCGATGGCCGCCTACGCGCTGGCGCGCTTCCGCTTTCGGGGCCGCGACGCGCTGCTGGCCGTGATCGTCTCGATGCTGCTGGTTCCGATTCAGGTCACCATCGTCCCGCTGTTCATCCTGTTCTCCGACTGGGGCGAACTGAACACCTACACCGCGCTGGTGCTGCCCACCGCCGCCAACGTCACCGGCGTGTTTTTGCTGCGCCAGTTCTTTCTGTCGATCCCGCGCGAACTCGAGGAGGCCGCGCGCATCGACGGCGCGAGCGACTTGCGGATCTGGTGGAGCATCATCATGCCGCTGGCCAAGCCGGCCCTGGCAGCGGTGGCAGCCCTGACCTTCGTGAGCAGCTGGAACAACTTTATGTGGCCGCTGGTTGCGACCAGCTCGGACGCGGTCAAGACGCTGCCGGTAGGCATCGCCCAGTTCATGAGTGCGACCAGCGGTGCCAGCGGCTCGGCCCCGGCCTACGGCCCACCGCTCGCTGCCGCCGTGATGGCCACGCTGCCCGCCCTGATCGCTTTCATCGCCCTGCAACGCTTCTTCGTGGCCGGCGTGACCAGCTCGGGAGTCAAAGGATGA